One window from the genome of Acinetobacter sp. ANC 7912 encodes:
- a CDS encoding electron transfer flavoprotein subunit alpha/FixB family protein, with amino-acid sequence MSILVIAEHDNKALNAATLNVVAAAQKIGGDITVLVAGSGAQAVADQAAKVAGVSKVLLADDAAYANQLAENVAKLVAELGKGYSHILAASTTTGKNILPRAAALLDVSMITDVIAVDSANTFKRPIYAGNAIATVESSESVVVATVRGTAFDAVAAEGGSAAIESVASAGDAGISKFINEEIVKSERPELTAARIVVSGGRGVGSGENYHKILDPLADKLGAAQGASRAAVDAGFVPNDMQVGQTGKIVAPDLYIAVGISGAIQHLAGMKESKVIVAINKDEEAPINAVADYWLVGDLNTVVPELVSKL; translated from the coding sequence ATGAGTATTTTAGTTATCGCTGAGCACGACAACAAAGCATTAAACGCTGCTACTTTAAACGTTGTTGCTGCGGCGCAAAAAATCGGTGGTGATATCACTGTATTGGTTGCTGGTTCTGGCGCTCAAGCAGTTGCTGATCAGGCTGCTAAAGTTGCTGGCGTAAGCAAAGTATTACTTGCTGACGATGCTGCTTATGCTAACCAACTGGCTGAAAACGTAGCGAAACTGGTTGCAGAATTAGGTAAAGGCTACAGCCATATCCTTGCTGCTTCTACAACTACTGGCAAAAACATCCTGCCACGTGCAGCTGCACTTCTTGATGTCAGCATGATCACTGACGTAATCGCTGTTGACTCTGCTAACACATTCAAGCGTCCTATCTACGCAGGTAACGCGATTGCGACTGTAGAATCTTCTGAATCAGTTGTTGTTGCAACTGTTCGTGGTACAGCATTTGATGCTGTAGCTGCAGAAGGCGGTTCAGCAGCAATTGAATCTGTTGCATCTGCTGGTGACGCTGGTATCTCTAAATTCATCAACGAAGAAATCGTGAAATCTGAGCGTCCTGAATTGACAGCTGCTCGTATCGTGGTTTCTGGTGGTCGTGGTGTGGGTTCTGGCGAGAACTACCACAAAATCCTTGACCCACTTGCTGACAAGCTTGGTGCAGCACAAGGTGCATCCCGTGCAGCTGTTGACGCTGGCTTCGTTCCTAACGACATGCAGGTTGGTCAAACTGGTAAGATCGTTGCGCCTGACCTGTACATTGCTGTAGGTATCTCTGGTGCGATCCAGCACTTGGCAGGTATGAAAGAGTCTAAAGTGATCGTTGCCATCAACAAAGACGAAGAAGCACCAATCAATGCAGTAGCTGACTACTGGTTGGTAGGTGACCTGAATACTGTGGTTCCAGAACTGGTTTCTAAACTGTAA
- a CDS encoding electron transfer flavoprotein subunit beta/FixA family protein produces the protein MKALVAVKRVVDANVKVRVKPDNSGVDLTNVKMSINPFCEIAVEEAVRLKEKGTVSEIVVVSIGPKEAQEQIRSAMALGADRGILVEADDSQLGALEVAKILKGVVDAEQPQLILLGKQAIDDDSNQVGQMLGALLNAGQGTFASEVKVEGDKVQVTREIDGGLQTVELSLPAIITTDLRLNEPRYAALPNIMKARKKPLETKTPADFGVTAATKLKTVKVESPAERKAGVQVKSVDELVEKLKNEAKVI, from the coding sequence ATGAAGGCTCTTGTTGCTGTAAAACGTGTGGTTGATGCCAACGTTAAGGTTCGCGTTAAGCCGGACAACAGTGGTGTTGACTTAACAAACGTTAAAATGTCAATTAACCCATTCTGTGAAATCGCAGTGGAAGAAGCGGTTCGTTTAAAAGAAAAAGGAACTGTTTCAGAAATCGTTGTTGTTTCTATTGGTCCTAAAGAAGCGCAAGAACAAATCCGTTCTGCAATGGCGCTGGGCGCTGACCGCGGTATTCTGGTTGAAGCTGATGACAGCCAACTGGGTGCGCTGGAAGTTGCTAAAATCCTAAAAGGCGTTGTTGACGCTGAACAACCTCAATTGATCCTTCTTGGTAAACAAGCAATTGATGACGACTCTAACCAGGTTGGTCAGATGCTTGGTGCATTGTTAAATGCAGGCCAAGGTACTTTCGCTTCTGAAGTGAAAGTTGAAGGCGACAAAGTACAAGTTACTCGTGAAATCGACGGTGGTCTGCAAACTGTTGAGCTGTCTCTGCCAGCAATCATCACAACTGACCTGCGTCTGAACGAGCCACGTTACGCTGCTCTTCCTAACATTATGAAAGCACGTAAAAAACCGCTTGAAACTAAAACTCCTGCAGATTTCGGTGTAACCGCTGCAACTAAACTGAAAACAGTGAAAGTTGAATCTCCTGCAGAGCGTAAAGCTGGCGTACAAGTGAAGTCTGTAGATGAGCTTGTAGAAAAATTGAAAAACGAAGCGAAAGTGATCTAA
- a CDS encoding LysE family translocator → MSVFALFALTVLPLIFTPGPDMLFILSQVMGKDAKAGMMATIGVCSGYLVHSILVALGIAAIIVSFPLLFETIRWLGIAYLLFLALHLVKSLFSKNQLNIEKKTAANPVKKGFFTALLNPKGMLIYFAILPQFIDKSGNTVSQGLILSFIFIGLIFVVYCALSLLFAKLTQSAQIDERKQKWIDGTSGGLLALAASWLIIN, encoded by the coding sequence ATGTCTGTATTTGCACTCTTTGCACTGACCGTGCTACCCCTGATTTTTACACCTGGACCCGATATGCTGTTTATTCTGTCTCAAGTGATGGGTAAGGATGCAAAAGCAGGCATGATGGCAACCATCGGTGTCTGTTCAGGTTATCTGGTACATTCGATTCTGGTGGCATTGGGAATTGCTGCGATTATTGTGTCTTTCCCGCTGCTGTTTGAAACCATCCGCTGGTTAGGCATTGCTTACCTGTTATTTCTGGCTTTGCATCTGGTGAAATCCCTCTTCAGTAAAAACCAGCTGAACATTGAGAAGAAAACCGCAGCCAATCCGGTGAAAAAAGGCTTCTTTACTGCCTTGCTAAATCCCAAAGGCATGCTGATTTATTTTGCGATCCTGCCGCAGTTTATTGATAAAAGCGGAAATACTGTGAGTCAAGGTCTGATTTTATCCTTTATCTTTATTGGGCTGATCTTTGTAGTATATTGTGCCTTAAGTCTGCTGTTTGCCAAACTGACCCAGTCTGCCCAGATTGATGAGCGAAAGCAGAAATGGATCGATGGTACTTCGGGTGGTTTACTTGCACTCGCTGCGTCATGGTTGATCATTAACTAA
- a CDS encoding Lrp/AsnC family transcriptional regulator — MKISSKSVRVKLDRIDKSIIQHLQANGRMQNNDLAREIGLSPSSCLRRVKLLEEAGVIQNYTTVVDPQKIGLQLILFSRIWLVGQDAETIDTFIEAMKELPQVMECYIILGECDAMLKVVVPDLESYRKFQSTHLTKKNGITSVKTDLPSQIIKQSFQLPLDDL; from the coding sequence ATGAAAATATCTTCTAAGTCTGTTCGAGTAAAACTCGATCGTATTGATAAAAGTATCATTCAACACCTGCAAGCCAATGGTCGGATGCAGAATAATGACCTGGCACGCGAGATTGGATTATCTCCTTCCTCCTGTTTACGTCGAGTCAAACTACTGGAAGAAGCAGGCGTGATTCAAAACTACACGACCGTAGTTGATCCCCAGAAAATCGGCTTACAGTTGATCCTGTTTTCTCGAATCTGGCTAGTGGGTCAGGATGCGGAAACCATTGATACTTTTATTGAAGCGATGAAGGAACTACCGCAAGTGATGGAGTGTTATATCATTCTGGGCGAATGTGATGCCATGCTGAAAGTGGTGGTACCTGATCTGGAAAGTTACCGTAAATTCCAGTCCACCCATTTAACCAAGAAAAATGGCATTACCAGTGTCAAAACCGACTTGCCCAGCCAGATCATCAAGCAGAGTTTCCAGTTACCCTTGGATGACCTGTAA
- the xerA gene encoding site-specific tyrosine recombinase/integron integrase, translating to MTADATTLLSMWLKEREIQNQSKHTLQAYERDVSDFLNFCQRNSLALADVEATDLRQFMAEKVEQQGLSSSSLQRLLSAVRQFMKWAEQANYLSFNPADDFQLKRQSRPLPGMVDIETINQILDQPEPEGEVSQQMWKRDKAILELLYSSGLRLAEIQGLRIKDIDFNRQLLRITGKGNKTRIVPFGSKAKDSVMAWLQIYPLWNGDFVPEAHVFITQKGNPLGARQIENRVKLQAQRAGVNVDLHPHLLRHCFASHMLSNSRDLRAVQEMLGHSNLTTTQIYTHVDFDHLAQIYDQAHPRAQQQTKSS from the coding sequence ATGACGGCAGATGCAACAACATTACTGTCCATGTGGCTCAAAGAACGTGAAATCCAGAACCAGTCCAAACACACTTTGCAGGCTTATGAACGTGATGTGTCTGACTTCCTCAATTTTTGTCAGCGCAATTCATTGGCTCTAGCTGATGTCGAAGCCACTGACCTGCGCCAGTTTATGGCAGAAAAAGTTGAACAGCAGGGCTTAAGCTCCAGCAGCCTGCAGCGTTTACTTTCTGCCGTTCGTCAGTTTATGAAATGGGCTGAGCAGGCGAATTACCTCAGTTTCAACCCGGCGGATGATTTTCAGTTAAAACGCCAATCGCGTCCTTTACCTGGGATGGTAGATATTGAAACCATCAACCAGATTCTGGATCAGCCGGAGCCAGAAGGTGAAGTGTCGCAGCAGATGTGGAAGCGCGATAAGGCGATTCTAGAATTGCTGTACTCCAGTGGTCTGCGTCTAGCAGAGATTCAGGGATTGAGAATCAAAGATATTGATTTTAACCGTCAGTTGCTTCGTATTACTGGTAAAGGTAACAAAACCCGGATTGTACCTTTTGGTTCCAAAGCCAAAGACAGCGTCATGGCTTGGCTGCAGATTTATCCTTTATGGAATGGCGATTTTGTGCCAGAAGCGCATGTATTTATTACTCAAAAAGGTAATCCACTCGGTGCACGACAGATTGAAAATCGGGTCAAACTGCAGGCGCAGCGGGCAGGGGTAAATGTCGATTTGCATCCACACTTGTTACGCCACTGTTTTGCCAGTCATATGCTCTCCAATAGCCGGGATTTACGCGCAGTGCAAGAAATGCTCGGACATAGTAATCTGACCACCACCCAGATTTATACCCATGTCGATTTTGATCATCTGGCGCAGATTTATGATCAGGCACATCCACGGGCGCAGCAACAAACGAAAAGCAGCTGA
- a CDS encoding enhanced serine sensitivity protein SseB C-terminal domain-containing protein, protein MEHNEKQLEELLVKASLEPNQRPVFLEQLLNADIYCIGFADRPVQQGGERVLEEGSQVRLMHLQDEKGEPYLPFFLSLESLQKGTQEEQSYLRIPARSFFEMTLGASLVLNPFSEYGKEFVPQEIEALLQGGYGSKLESYEYQEQTEVLLGQPAEYPHEMVDQLCILLKTKPEVKNAYLAQMHDQKRDPEPTLLIGFETDQALDHESFQRLKNQIGHVAYDSLVRKRMVDLIHLDNADATSALQHYLREETEAFYVRIDAKKKGFFARLFS, encoded by the coding sequence ATGGAACATAATGAAAAACAATTAGAAGAACTTCTGGTTAAAGCCAGTCTGGAACCGAATCAACGTCCGGTATTTTTAGAACAACTTCTGAATGCTGATATTTATTGTATTGGATTTGCAGATCGACCCGTCCAACAAGGAGGTGAACGTGTACTCGAAGAAGGAAGTCAGGTGCGTTTGATGCATTTGCAGGATGAAAAGGGCGAACCTTATTTACCATTTTTCCTGTCTTTGGAAAGTCTGCAAAAGGGGACTCAGGAAGAGCAGTCATATCTGCGTATACCCGCGAGAAGTTTTTTTGAAATGACCCTTGGTGCGTCGTTGGTATTGAATCCATTTAGTGAGTATGGAAAGGAATTTGTTCCACAGGAAATAGAGGCACTTTTGCAAGGTGGTTATGGTTCTAAACTGGAAAGCTATGAATATCAGGAACAAACAGAAGTCTTGCTAGGACAGCCTGCAGAATACCCGCATGAAATGGTTGATCAATTGTGTATCCTGCTCAAAACTAAGCCAGAAGTGAAAAATGCATATCTCGCGCAGATGCATGACCAAAAGCGTGACCCGGAGCCTACACTACTGATTGGTTTTGAAACAGATCAGGCATTGGATCACGAATCATTCCAACGCTTAAAAAATCAGATTGGCCATGTGGCTTATGACAGTTTGGTTAGAAAAAGAATGGTTGATCTGATCCATTTGGATAATGCTGATGCAACCAGTGCATTGCAGCATTATTTGCGTGAGGAAACCGAAGCATTTTATGTGCGTATAGATGCGAAGAAGAAAGGATTTTTTGCTAGACTGTTTTCCTGA
- the dapF gene encoding diaminopimelate epimerase: protein MLLEFTKMHGLGNDFMVVDLISQRAYLDTMTIQRLANRNFGVGFDQLLIVEPPDVPSADFKYRIFNADGSEVEQCGNGVRCFARFVHERQLTTKKKIKVQTKSGIVEPELGANGWVRVNMGYPKFLPHEIPFLADEPDSLYDINLADGEKLTIDVVNMGNPHAVTIVPDVIKADVLRIGPQVESHERFPQRVNAGFMQIIDEKHARLRVFERGVGETLACGTGACAAAVSGMRRGLLANNVEIELAGGKLQIEWKEGDVVWMTGPTATVYEGRLDLRYFQG, encoded by the coding sequence ATGTTGCTTGAATTTACCAAGATGCATGGTCTGGGCAATGACTTTATGGTGGTGGATCTAATCAGCCAGCGTGCCTATCTGGACACCATGACTATTCAGCGTCTGGCGAACCGTAACTTTGGTGTCGGTTTTGACCAGTTACTCATTGTTGAACCACCTGATGTTCCAAGTGCCGATTTCAAATACCGTATCTTTAATGCCGATGGTTCGGAAGTTGAGCAGTGTGGTAATGGTGTACGCTGTTTTGCCCGTTTCGTGCACGAGCGTCAGTTGACCACCAAGAAAAAAATCAAGGTGCAAACTAAGTCTGGCATTGTTGAGCCTGAGCTGGGTGCCAATGGTTGGGTGCGCGTGAATATGGGCTATCCAAAGTTCCTGCCACATGAAATCCCATTCCTGGCCGATGAACCCGACAGCTTGTATGACATCAATCTCGCTGATGGTGAGAAGCTGACCATCGATGTGGTCAATATGGGCAATCCACATGCTGTGACCATCGTACCGGATGTGATCAAGGCAGATGTGCTACGTATTGGTCCACAAGTCGAATCCCACGAACGCTTCCCGCAACGTGTCAATGCCGGCTTTATGCAGATCATTGATGAAAAACATGCACGCCTACGTGTGTTTGAACGTGGTGTCGGTGAAACCTTGGCCTGCGGTACTGGCGCCTGTGCTGCTGCGGTTTCGGGCATGCGCCGTGGTCTGCTGGCCAATAATGTTGAAATCGAACTGGCTGGCGGTAAGTTGCAGATCGAATGGAAAGAGGGCGATGTAGTCTGGATGACCGGTCCGACTGCAACCGTTTATGAAGGTCGATTGGACTTACGTTACTTCCAAGGTTAA
- the lysA gene encoding diaminopimelate decarboxylase, which yields MSFTRINGVLHAEQCSLQQLAEQFGTPLYVYSKATFEKHYLDMDRAFDFIDHQICFAVKSNSNLAVLNVLAKKGAGFDIVTGGELARVLKAGGDPSKIVFSGLGKSEADIKKALEVGIACFNVESYAELDRIQKVAAELGKKAPISLRVNPDVDAKTHPYISTGLKENKFGIPSDSVFETYQYAASLPNLEVVGIDCHIGSQLTETQPFVDALDRVIVMIDKLKELGITLKHIDIGGGLGVTYKDETPPSVAEYANALRPALEKLGLKVYMEPGRSISANAGVLLTKVDLLKPTNHRNFAIIDAAMNDLIRPALYEAWMDIQPVTPRTDIEAKEWDVVGAICETGDFLGKERELAIKENDVLAVLGAGAYGFVMSSNYNSRGRAAEVMVDGDQAHLIRERETIESLWERERLLP from the coding sequence ATGAGTTTTACCCGCATTAATGGGGTATTGCATGCCGAACAGTGTTCATTGCAACAGCTGGCAGAGCAATTTGGCACACCACTCTATGTTTATTCAAAAGCGACTTTTGAAAAGCATTATCTGGACATGGACCGTGCATTTGACTTTATCGATCATCAGATCTGTTTTGCGGTGAAGTCAAACTCCAATCTTGCGGTATTGAATGTACTAGCAAAGAAAGGTGCAGGCTTTGATATCGTCACTGGCGGTGAGCTAGCACGTGTGCTAAAAGCCGGTGGTGATCCATCGAAGATCGTATTCTCAGGTCTGGGTAAATCTGAAGCAGACATCAAAAAAGCACTGGAAGTCGGCATTGCCTGCTTTAACGTGGAATCTTACGCCGAACTGGACCGTATCCAGAAAGTAGCCGCTGAACTTGGCAAAAAAGCGCCGATTTCTTTGCGTGTAAATCCGGATGTGGATGCCAAAACTCATCCTTACATTTCTACAGGTCTGAAAGAAAACAAATTTGGTATTCCATCAGACAGCGTATTTGAAACTTATCAATATGCAGCGTCATTGCCAAACCTGGAAGTGGTGGGGATTGACTGTCATATCGGTTCACAGCTGACTGAAACCCAGCCATTTGTGGATGCGCTGGATCGTGTGATAGTGATGATCGACAAGTTGAAAGAGCTTGGCATTACCCTTAAACATATTGATATTGGTGGTGGTTTAGGTGTGACCTATAAAGATGAAACACCGCCATCAGTTGCAGAATATGCCAATGCACTGCGTCCAGCTTTGGAAAAACTGGGCCTGAAAGTGTATATGGAACCGGGTCGTAGTATTTCTGCCAATGCGGGTGTGTTGCTGACCAAAGTCGATTTGCTAAAACCAACCAATCACCGCAATTTTGCCATCATTGATGCAGCGATGAATGACCTGATTCGTCCGGCTTTATATGAAGCTTGGATGGACATTCAGCCTGTCACTCCGCGTACTGATATCGAAGCCAAAGAATGGGATGTGGTTGGTGCGATCTGTGAAACTGGCGATTTCCTCGGTAAAGAGCGTGAGCTTGCGATCAAGGAAAATGATGTATTGGCAGTATTGGGTGCTGGTGCATACGGTTTCGTGATGAGCTCAAACTACAACAGCCGTGGCCGTGCGGCTGAGGTGATGGTGGATGGTGATCAGGCACATCTGATTCGCGAACGTGAAACCATCGAATCACTGTGGGAACGTGAACGTTTATTGCCTTAA
- a CDS encoding LPS translocon maturation chaperone LptM, with protein MRQVICYISLLATGLALVGCGQSGALYMPNDPNYDKRAKFLLYKNTEAESKTADEERDAPVQQQFSAPAVSDSTTTP; from the coding sequence ATGCGCCAAGTCATTTGCTACATCAGTCTCTTAGCAACAGGTCTTGCTCTTGTGGGTTGTGGTCAGTCCGGTGCCTTATACATGCCGAATGATCCGAATTACGACAAGCGTGCCAAGTTCCTGCTCTATAAAAATACCGAAGCTGAGTCTAAAACTGCCGATGAAGAACGGGATGCGCCTGTGCAACAGCAGTTTTCTGCACCTGCAGTATCAGATTCAACTACCACACCTTAA
- a CDS encoding amino acid permease has protein sequence MSGHHTGSSSENGELQRSLSNRHLQLIAIGGAIGTGLFMGSGKTISLAGPSILLIYMIIGFMVFLVMRALGELLLSNLQYKSFIDFTTDLIGPWAGYFVGWTYWLCWITIGIADLSAIIYYLQFFNNGMPFTPGEGVLISIASIVFIMGLNLATVKLFGEMEFWFALIKIIAIVVLISVGLWMIFTGFTNDAGTVASFAHIWDHGGLFPTGTMGFLAGFQIAIFAFVGVELVGTTAAETKDPERNLPKAVNSIPIRIIIFYVLALIIVMSVTPWDQINPSVSPFVNLFSQAGIAAAAIIMNLVVLSSVMSSMNSGVFSTSRMLFGLSREEQAPKAFGRLNSRAVPANALYFSAICLLLGAALQYFVPNTVEAFTLATTLSTILFICVWLMIIWSYMIYYRTRPELHAKSVFKLPGGLVTCWIVIIFFVGMIGVLSLEDDTRRALMVSPIWFILLILGYLGFYKQKHK, from the coding sequence ATGTCAGGTCATCATACCGGTTCGTCGTCCGAAAACGGCGAGCTGCAGCGTAGTTTATCCAATCGACACCTGCAGCTGATTGCGATTGGTGGTGCTATTGGTACCGGTCTGTTTATGGGTTCCGGTAAAACCATTAGTCTGGCAGGACCCTCGATTCTGCTGATTTATATGATCATCGGTTTTATGGTCTTTCTGGTAATGCGCGCATTAGGCGAGCTATTGCTATCCAATCTACAATATAAGTCTTTTATCGACTTTACCACCGATCTGATTGGTCCTTGGGCCGGTTACTTTGTTGGCTGGACCTACTGGCTATGCTGGATCACCATCGGCATCGCCGACCTTTCTGCGATTATCTACTATTTACAGTTCTTTAATAATGGCATGCCATTTACCCCGGGCGAAGGGGTGCTGATCAGTATCGCTTCCATTGTGTTCATCATGGGCCTGAACCTGGCAACAGTAAAACTATTTGGTGAGATGGAATTCTGGTTTGCCCTGATCAAGATCATTGCCATTGTGGTGCTGATTTCCGTGGGACTGTGGATGATCTTTACCGGCTTTACTAATGATGCCGGTACAGTCGCGTCATTTGCGCATATCTGGGATCATGGTGGTTTATTCCCGACAGGTACCATGGGCTTCCTGGCAGGTTTCCAGATTGCGATCTTTGCCTTTGTGGGCGTAGAACTAGTTGGTACGACTGCTGCGGAAACCAAGGATCCAGAGCGTAATTTGCCTAAAGCGGTGAACTCGATTCCGATCCGTATCATTATTTTCTATGTGTTGGCTCTGATCATTGTGATGTCTGTAACCCCATGGGATCAGATCAATCCAAGCGTTTCTCCGTTCGTAAACCTGTTTAGCCAGGCAGGTATTGCTGCGGCTGCGATCATCATGAACTTGGTGGTACTGTCATCTGTAATGTCATCTATGAACAGTGGTGTGTTCTCGACCAGTCGTATGCTGTTCGGTTTGTCCCGTGAAGAACAGGCACCGAAAGCATTTGGTCGTCTGAACTCGCGTGCAGTACCAGCGAATGCACTGTATTTCTCTGCAATCTGCTTATTGCTTGGCGCAGCATTACAGTACTTTGTGCCAAATACCGTTGAAGCTTTCACACTGGCGACGACTTTATCGACCATTCTATTTATCTGTGTATGGCTGATGATCATCTGGAGTTACATGATCTATTACCGTACCCGTCCAGAGCTACATGCCAAATCGGTATTTAAGCTGCCTGGCGGTCTGGTGACGTGTTGGATCGTGATCATTTTCTTTGTTGGCATGATTGGTGTGTTATCGCTAGAAGATGATACTCGTCGTGCCTTAATGGTCAGCCCGATCTGGTTTATTCTGCTGATTTTGGGCTATTTAGGCTTCTATAAACAGAAACATAAATAA
- a CDS encoding sodium:alanine symporter family protein has product MQNLQSIMETISGWVWGPFMLVLIVGTGVFLTFRLLFWQFRMLPLAFKQVFGKHPSHEGDISQFGSLMTALSATIGTGNIAGVATACVLGGPGAVFWMWMTALFGMATKYGEGVLAVKYRVKNERGEMSGGPMYYIERGLKWKWLALIFAFFGAVASFGIGSSVQSNTVALAVENGFGLETWITGIVITVLSALVILGGIKWIARASSFIVPIMAIGYVAGGLIIIFNNLELVGPALKMICTYAFTGEAAVGGAIGAAIRYGVARGVFSNEAGMGSAPIAAAAAKTDHPARQGLVSMTGTFIDTIIVCSITGIVLVMGFIIAGSDFGGQTGAVLTVSTFDKLLPGVGGWIVTFGIIFFAYSTILGWSYYGEKCATYLLGDNFVLPYRILYIASVFIGCVATLDLVWLFADTFNGLMAIPNLIGLLLLSGVIVKESKDFIERRKSGELY; this is encoded by the coding sequence ATGCAAAATTTACAAAGCATCATGGAAACCATCAGCGGTTGGGTTTGGGGTCCATTTATGCTGGTACTGATTGTCGGTACCGGTGTATTCCTGACTTTCCGCCTGCTGTTCTGGCAATTCCGCATGTTGCCACTGGCTTTTAAACAGGTTTTTGGCAAACATCCCTCTCATGAAGGCGACATTTCCCAGTTTGGCTCACTGATGACCGCCCTTTCCGCCACCATTGGTACCGGTAATATTGCCGGTGTCGCAACTGCATGTGTCCTGGGTGGACCGGGTGCCGTGTTCTGGATGTGGATGACGGCGCTGTTCGGTATGGCGACCAAATATGGTGAAGGCGTACTGGCAGTCAAATACCGTGTTAAAAATGAACGCGGTGAAATGTCCGGTGGCCCAATGTATTACATTGAACGTGGCCTAAAATGGAAATGGCTAGCGCTGATCTTTGCCTTCTTTGGTGCTGTAGCCTCTTTCGGGATTGGCAGTTCAGTACAATCCAATACGGTGGCTCTAGCCGTTGAAAATGGTTTCGGTCTGGAAACCTGGATCACTGGTATCGTGATCACTGTATTATCGGCACTGGTAATTCTCGGCGGGATTAAATGGATTGCACGCGCTTCTTCCTTTATTGTCCCAATCATGGCGATTGGCTACGTCGCGGGTGGTCTGATCATCATTTTCAATAACTTGGAACTGGTTGGTCCTGCCCTGAAAATGATCTGCACCTATGCCTTTACCGGTGAAGCTGCGGTCGGCGGTGCCATTGGTGCTGCGATCCGTTACGGTGTCGCTCGTGGAGTATTCTCGAATGAAGCGGGTATGGGTTCTGCCCCAATTGCCGCTGCGGCTGCAAAAACCGATCATCCAGCTCGTCAAGGCTTAGTATCGATGACCGGTACTTTTATTGACACCATTATTGTCTGTTCAATTACAGGTATCGTGCTGGTGATGGGCTTCATCATTGCTGGTAGCGATTTTGGTGGACAAACTGGTGCGGTCCTTACTGTTTCGACCTTTGACAAACTGCTGCCAGGTGTCGGTGGCTGGATCGTGACCTTCGGTATTATTTTCTTCGCCTATTCCACAATTCTGGGCTGGAGTTACTATGGTGAAAAATGTGCGACTTACCTGCTCGGTGACAACTTTGTTCTGCCGTACCGTATCCTCTATATCGCATCGGTATTTATTGGCTGTGTAGCAACTCTGGATCTGGTCTGGTTGTTTGCCGATACGTTCAACGGTCTGATGGCGATTCCAAACTTGATCGGCTTGTTATTGTTGTCTGGTGTGATTGTCAAAGAGTCCAAAGACTTTATTGAACGTCGTAAATCTGGTGAGCTGTATTAA